A single Pseudomonas putida DNA region contains:
- a CDS encoding FAD-dependent oxidoreductase yields MQPLECDVLVIGSGASGLAAAVTAAHHGLKVIVAEKASQLGGTSAWSGGWLWIPRNPLAVAEGIVERDDAPERYLRAQAHTAELDPRQRAFLRHGPEMVAFFQQHTAVQFQSGSKMPDMREGDGSTRGGRSLCALPFDGRLLGPWLHKLRPPLDIVSLAGMGIAGGADMAAFFNARHSPKAALHVGKRLLRHGRDLLLHRRGLQLVNGNALVARLLRSALDLGVTLLTSTAAARLLGDGRIDGAQFADGQVVRARRGVVLACGGFAHDRLRIAQLMPHAPDGEQHYSAAPPQNSGDGLRLGEQVGAQLGPALAQAGAWAPVSQVPRRDGSFGHFPHLIDRAKPGFIAVRRDGRRFVNEADCYHDFMNALFAATPQGEAHEAWLICDHAAQRRYGIGWAKPFPFPTGYYQRRGYLLSGQSLAELAQRCGIAAEQLQRTVADFNRHATHGEDPAFQRGASAYNKAQGEPLNRPNPSLRPLLHGPFHAVKLLPGSLGTFAGLHTDASARVLDHAQRPIPGLFAVGNDMHSVMAGHYPSGGITLGPGMTFGYLAGKVLSSL; encoded by the coding sequence ATGCAACCCCTCGAATGTGACGTACTTGTCATCGGCTCCGGTGCCTCTGGCCTGGCGGCCGCAGTTACCGCCGCGCATCACGGCCTGAAGGTGATCGTCGCGGAGAAGGCCAGCCAGCTTGGCGGTACCAGCGCCTGGTCGGGGGGCTGGCTGTGGATTCCGCGCAACCCGCTGGCCGTCGCCGAAGGCATTGTCGAACGCGACGACGCCCCCGAACGCTACTTGCGCGCCCAGGCCCACACCGCCGAACTGGACCCACGCCAACGCGCCTTCCTGCGCCATGGCCCAGAGATGGTGGCATTCTTCCAGCAACACACCGCCGTGCAGTTCCAGTCCGGCAGCAAGATGCCCGACATGCGTGAAGGCGATGGCAGCACGCGTGGCGGGCGCTCGCTGTGCGCGCTGCCGTTCGACGGCCGGCTGCTTGGCCCGTGGCTGCACAAGCTGCGCCCGCCACTGGACATCGTCAGCCTGGCCGGCATGGGCATAGCCGGTGGCGCGGATATGGCCGCCTTCTTCAATGCGCGCCACTCGCCCAAAGCCGCGCTGCACGTGGGCAAGCGCCTGCTGCGCCATGGCCGCGACCTGCTGTTGCACCGCCGTGGCCTGCAACTGGTCAACGGCAACGCCCTGGTCGCGCGCCTGTTGCGCAGTGCCCTGGACCTTGGCGTGACATTGCTCACCAGCACAGCGGCTGCCCGCTTGCTCGGCGATGGGCGTATCGATGGTGCGCAGTTCGCCGATGGCCAGGTTGTCCGTGCACGCCGTGGCGTGGTCCTGGCCTGTGGCGGCTTCGCCCATGATCGCCTGCGCATCGCCCAACTGATGCCCCATGCGCCCGATGGCGAGCAGCACTACTCGGCCGCGCCACCTCAGAACAGCGGTGATGGCTTGCGCCTGGGTGAACAGGTTGGCGCCCAGCTTGGCCCCGCGCTCGCACAGGCCGGCGCCTGGGCGCCGGTCTCGCAGGTACCGCGCCGTGACGGCAGCTTCGGCCACTTCCCGCACTTGATCGACCGCGCCAAACCCGGTTTCATCGCCGTGCGCCGCGACGGCCGACGTTTCGTCAACGAAGCCGATTGCTACCACGACTTCATGAATGCGCTGTTCGCCGCCACGCCCCAGGGCGAAGCGCACGAGGCCTGGCTGATCTGCGACCATGCCGCACAACGGCGCTACGGTATCGGCTGGGCCAAGCCGTTCCCCTTCCCGACCGGCTACTATCAACGGCGCGGCTATCTGCTCAGCGGCCAGTCCCTGGCAGAACTGGCGCAGCGCTGCGGGATCGCTGCCGAACAACTGCAACGCACCGTGGCCGACTTCAACCGCCATGCCACGCACGGCGAAGACCCGGCCTTCCAGCGCGGCGCCTCGGCCTACAACAAGGCCCAGGGCGAGCCGCTGAATAGGCCCAACCCATCGTTGCGGCCATTGCTGCACGGGCCTTTCCATGCGGTGAAGCTGCTGCCAGGCAGCCTCGGCACTTTCGCCGGCTTGCACACAGACGCCTCGGCACGCGTACTCGATCACGCACAGCGGCCGATACCCGGCCTGTTCGCGGTCGGCAACGACATGCACAGCGTGATGGCCGGGCATTATCCTAGCGGTGGTATCACCCTTGGGCCGGGCATGACCTTCGGTTATCTGGCTGGCAAGGTGCTGAGCAGCCTGTGA
- a CDS encoding DUF2314 domain-containing protein codes for MTEQMIYSVEGDSQALKEAVASAQATFKFFCREMSWEARRIDIQQAEA; via the coding sequence ATGACGGAGCAAATGATCTACAGCGTCGAAGGCGACAGCCAGGCATTGAAGGAAGCCGTGGCCAGCGCCCAGGCGACCTTCAAGTTCTTCTGTCGGGAAATGTCATGGGAGGCACGGCGCATCGATATCCAACAAGCGGAGGCTTGA
- a CDS encoding DUF2251 domain-containing protein, which produces MPAYLAAQNELLVGDGLVLEAPAGEGPYVVVFEDDEETGYFYALDTSGAGNPIQNALHIYDVESVADRDKPSIVKIAWSEDHRKALLLINDYPHAVFDFEARQGHCRTGFPLPMDNGWSHAGHEWDDSALQHFA; this is translated from the coding sequence ATGCCTGCCTATCTTGCTGCGCAGAACGAATTGCTTGTAGGGGACGGCCTGGTGCTCGAGGCGCCCGCCGGGGAAGGGCCCTATGTCGTGGTGTTCGAGGACGACGAAGAAACCGGCTATTTCTATGCCCTGGATACCTCAGGCGCCGGCAACCCGATCCAGAATGCGCTGCACATCTACGACGTGGAGAGCGTTGCGGACCGGGACAAACCCTCGATAGTCAAGATTGCCTGGTCCGAGGACCACCGCAAGGCGCTGCTGCTGATCAACGACTACCCGCATGCGGTCTTCGACTTCGAAGCCAGGCAGGGGCATTGCCGCACCGGTTTCCCGCTGCCAATGGACAATGGCTGGTCGCACGCGGGCCATGAATGGGATGACAGCGCACTGCAGCATTTTGCCTGA
- a CDS encoding HAD family hydrolase, whose protein sequence is MHEPVHVIEAVVFDLGGVLVDWNPRHLFRKIFVDDEAAMEAFLANVCNTAWNESQDRGRSWAAAIEEAVAEHPAHEAHIRAYRERWEEMLAGALDGTVQVLDELHAAGVRLIALTNWSAETFHYAEQRFAFLKKFEGVLVSGRENLMKPEPEIFQLLLRRYGLEPSRTLFIDDVQKNVDAANQQGMQALRFVGAQQLRQALVRLGLPGVNQAETLKKPTARRQ, encoded by the coding sequence ATGCATGAACCTGTCCACGTTATCGAGGCGGTGGTGTTCGACCTTGGCGGTGTGCTGGTCGACTGGAACCCTCGGCACCTGTTTCGCAAAATCTTCGTGGATGACGAAGCGGCGATGGAGGCGTTTCTGGCCAACGTCTGCAACACTGCCTGGAACGAGAGCCAGGACCGTGGCCGCTCATGGGCGGCGGCGATCGAGGAGGCCGTAGCCGAGCACCCCGCGCACGAGGCGCACATCAGGGCATATCGCGAGCGTTGGGAAGAAATGCTGGCTGGCGCCTTGGACGGCACGGTCCAGGTGCTGGACGAACTGCACGCTGCCGGGGTACGGCTGATTGCCCTGACCAACTGGTCGGCGGAGACCTTCCACTATGCCGAGCAGCGTTTTGCGTTCCTCAAGAAATTCGAGGGGGTGCTGGTGTCGGGCAGGGAAAACCTGATGAAGCCCGAGCCTGAGATTTTCCAGTTGCTGCTGCGCCGATACGGGCTTGAGCCATCGCGCACGCTGTTCATCGACGATGTGCAGAAGAACGTGGACGCGGCGAATCAGCAGGGGATGCAAGCCTTGCGCTTTGTTGGCGCCCAGCAATTGCGTCAGGCGCTGGTCCGGCTTGGGTTGCCGGGCGTCAATCAGGCTGAAACCCTGAAAAAGCCGACCGCGCGCCGCCAGTGA
- a CDS encoding Ig-like domain-containing protein, protein MQIPVVIHPNTQAFRLSALTALMLSLSAEASSLDDISQPPPTDPSYYSDQPADPGPALLELHNLPEANEGALELQDGVYGDRASTRVDNVLPPALQTSRNYPTNGKPSPLFGAQPFTQQLLLFEEFGPEKLDPNLPPPTLTFPVPTLGAAPAQDPDVVARSSPNGNALEAFLKQPGLYPFPTQYANTLDRNPWKAQIELFLNRNSVGSPAEGRPPGKGWSHQRWNEFYPQAAFKTAQAGARINQGLRDRKQLHNYAVGEFAPGGLYYQTSDIPTTLGTTKGIDTRFHPNFPLQNHKSLWTFDGTFPPKLLMVRYGQPVLMRHYNALPIDPAANAGFGLHTISTHEHNGHNPAESDGYANAYFFPGQYYDYRWPVQLAGYDTINTRAEDPRAAFPCSPGETLFVNDASPGLKTCGNGSIKIRGDWRETMSTHWFHDHMLDFTAQNVYKGNAVMMNYYSAIDRGNEALQDGVNLRFPSGSAMPWGNRDYDVNLVIADKAWDQNGQLWFNPFNTDGFLGDQMLVNWQYQPKLKVRARSYRFRILNGSVSRYFKFAVVREIAGNGGEFKGPSGSNLSYARVPFHMIGNDGNIMEHAVPFDGTLDLNGDGKTDDNNAILPVQAIAERYDIIINFARNGIKAGDKLYFVNLMEHDTGKGPKQAIALADVLSEKYKAVIKQTSKGPEWDKGDPVVGKFLQLVVQPYSGTDLSMDPSAYEPAKPGKAEGLKMIPLTIDRTAVADQAKLKAARHREFIFGRSDGTDSAPWTIKTDGGFGYSMDPRRVTAAPQMASEATPGGFSGDGTLEVWKIKNGGNGWSHPVHVHFEEGVVLSRDGKAPPEWEKWARKDVYRIGPEVDSSVELDVAIRFREFAGTYMEHCHNTQHEDSSMLLRWDLEHPGQFQVMPTPLPGWDGVQYMASVGLPTFRTASKDNSADPANKPPVAVNDSAATTTGKPVVINVLANDTDPEGNLPLTVTGLNQPDSGQGTASTNGTTITYTPPTTVDAPFTASFAYTARDAKGAESLAPATVSVAVGPAVLADQIEVSSAVVQVRSNNRYTWDISGTTSVASGNSITVTAATTGGPLNLGTATLTAATSGARWRLSVSTTGNGPATPATITVKSALGQNLSAPITVK, encoded by the coding sequence ATGCAAATACCTGTCGTGATCCACCCCAATACCCAGGCATTCAGATTATCTGCCTTGACTGCACTGATGCTCAGCCTTTCAGCCGAGGCCTCCTCGCTGGATGACATCAGCCAGCCTCCACCGACGGACCCGTCGTATTACAGCGACCAGCCAGCCGACCCCGGCCCGGCGCTGCTCGAGCTGCACAACCTGCCCGAGGCCAACGAAGGTGCGCTGGAACTGCAAGACGGGGTCTACGGTGATCGCGCGAGTACCCGCGTCGACAACGTACTGCCGCCTGCCTTGCAGACGTCACGCAATTACCCCACCAACGGCAAGCCGAGCCCGTTGTTCGGCGCCCAGCCGTTCACCCAGCAACTGCTGCTGTTCGAGGAATTCGGCCCGGAGAAACTCGACCCCAACCTGCCACCGCCTACCCTGACCTTCCCGGTCCCCACGCTGGGCGCAGCCCCTGCGCAAGACCCTGACGTAGTGGCCCGCAGCAGCCCCAACGGCAACGCCCTGGAAGCCTTCCTCAAGCAACCGGGCCTGTACCCGTTCCCGACCCAGTACGCCAACACCCTCGACCGCAACCCGTGGAAGGCGCAGATCGAGCTGTTCCTCAACCGCAACTCGGTCGGCTCGCCGGCAGAAGGCCGGCCACCCGGAAAAGGCTGGTCGCACCAGCGCTGGAACGAGTTCTACCCCCAGGCGGCGTTCAAGACGGCGCAGGCCGGTGCGCGCATCAACCAGGGGCTGCGTGACCGCAAGCAATTGCACAACTACGCCGTTGGCGAGTTCGCGCCCGGTGGCCTGTACTACCAGACCTCGGACATCCCGACCACCCTCGGCACCACCAAGGGCATCGACACTCGCTTCCACCCGAACTTCCCGTTGCAGAACCACAAATCGCTGTGGACCTTCGACGGCACCTTCCCGCCGAAGCTGCTGATGGTCCGCTATGGCCAGCCAGTGCTGATGCGCCACTACAACGCGCTGCCGATCGACCCGGCGGCCAACGCAGGCTTTGGCCTGCACACCATTTCCACCCACGAGCACAACGGCCACAACCCGGCAGAAAGCGATGGGTACGCCAACGCCTATTTCTTCCCCGGCCAATATTACGACTACCGCTGGCCGGTGCAGCTGGCCGGCTACGACACCATCAACACCCGTGCCGAAGACCCGCGCGCCGCCTTCCCCTGCTCGCCCGGCGAAACCCTGTTCGTCAACGACGCAAGCCCAGGGCTGAAGACCTGCGGGAACGGCAGCATCAAAATTCGTGGCGACTGGCGTGAAACCATGAGCACCCACTGGTTCCACGACCACATGCTGGATTTCACGGCGCAGAACGTCTACAAGGGCAACGCCGTGATGATGAACTACTACAGCGCCATCGACCGCGGCAACGAAGCGCTGCAGGACGGCGTCAACCTGCGCTTCCCCAGTGGCTCGGCCATGCCGTGGGGCAACCGTGACTATGACGTCAACCTGGTGATCGCCGACAAAGCCTGGGATCAGAACGGCCAGCTGTGGTTCAACCCGTTCAACACCGACGGCTTCCTCGGTGACCAGATGCTGGTCAACTGGCAGTACCAGCCCAAGCTCAAGGTGCGCGCGCGCAGCTACCGCTTCCGTATCCTCAATGGCTCGGTATCGCGCTACTTCAAGTTTGCCGTGGTACGTGAAATCGCCGGCAACGGTGGCGAGTTCAAAGGCCCTTCTGGCTCCAACCTGTCGTACGCCCGCGTGCCGTTCCACATGATTGGCAACGACGGCAACATCATGGAACACGCCGTGCCGTTCGATGGCACCCTGGACCTCAACGGCGACGGCAAGACCGACGACAACAACGCCATCTTGCCGGTGCAAGCCATCGCCGAGCGCTACGACATCATCATCAACTTCGCCAGGAACGGGATAAAGGCCGGCGACAAGCTGTACTTCGTCAACCTGATGGAGCACGACACCGGCAAGGGCCCGAAACAGGCCATCGCATTGGCTGACGTGCTGTCCGAGAAGTACAAGGCGGTGATCAAGCAGACCAGCAAGGGGCCTGAGTGGGACAAGGGCGACCCGGTGGTCGGCAAGTTCCTGCAACTGGTCGTGCAGCCCTACAGCGGCACCGACCTCAGCATGGACCCGAGCGCCTATGAACCGGCCAAACCGGGCAAGGCCGAAGGGCTGAAGATGATCCCGCTGACCATCGACCGCACCGCCGTAGCCGACCAGGCCAAGCTCAAGGCTGCGCGGCACCGCGAGTTCATCTTCGGCCGCTCCGACGGCACCGACAGCGCACCGTGGACCATCAAGACCGATGGCGGCTTCGGCTACAGCATGGACCCACGGCGCGTCACCGCCGCCCCGCAGATGGCCAGCGAAGCGACCCCTGGCGGCTTCAGTGGCGACGGCACCCTGGAAGTGTGGAAGATCAAGAACGGCGGCAACGGCTGGAGCCACCCGGTGCATGTGCACTTCGAGGAAGGCGTGGTCCTCAGCCGAGACGGCAAGGCCCCGCCGGAATGGGAAAAATGGGCACGCAAGGACGTCTACCGCATCGGCCCGGAAGTCGACTCCTCGGTAGAACTGGATGTGGCCATTCGCTTCCGCGAATTCGCCGGCACCTACATGGAGCACTGCCACAATACCCAGCACGAAGACTCGTCGATGCTGCTGCGCTGGGACCTGGAGCATCCGGGGCAATTCCAGGTCATGCCAACCCCGCTGCCCGGTTGGGACGGCGTGCAGTACATGGCTTCGGTGGGCCTGCCGACCTTCCGCACCGCCAGTAAAGACAACAGTGCAGACCCGGCCAACAAGCCACCGGTGGCGGTGAACGACAGCGCCGCGACCACGACGGGCAAGCCGGTCGTGATCAATGTGCTGGCCAACGACACCGACCCTGAGGGCAACCTGCCATTGACGGTGACCGGCCTGAACCAGCCGGACTCAGGCCAGGGAACCGCCAGTACCAATGGCACGACCATCACCTATACCCCACCGACGACAGTCGACGCCCCGTTCACCGCCAGCTTCGCCTACACGGCGCGGGACGCCAAAGGCGCCGAGTCGCTGGCCCCGGCGACGGTCAGTGTCGCGGTGGGCCCCGCGGTGTTGGCGGACCAGATCGAGGTCAGCAGCGCCGTGGTGCAGGTGCGCAGCAACAACCGCTACACCTGGGATATTTCCGGCACCACCTCGGTGGCCAGCGGCAACAGCATCACAGTGACCGCAGCCACCACCGGTGGCCCGCTGAACCTGGGTACGGCGACGCTGACGGCAGCGACCAGCGGTGCGCGCTGGCGGTTGTCGGTGAGCACCACCGGTAACGGCCCTGCAACACCGGCGACGATCACCGTGAAGTCGGCACTGGGTCAAAATTTGAGCGCGCCAATCACCGTCAAATAA
- a CDS encoding shikimate dehydrogenase family protein: MIRGSTELVAIVGSPIAQVKSPENFNTWFANNARDLAMLPIDLQETALGAFVDNLRGWRNLRGCVVTVPYKQALATRLDGLSERAQALGSVNVIRREGDGRLVGDNVDGTGFLGATRQHGFVATGKRALVVGCGGVGSAIAYALGEAGIASITLSDPSTERVGVLGEVLGNAFPKLEIASLFGSLEAFDLVVNASPVGMGHSGELPLPATLLETLKAATLVADVVTSPEITPLLQKARERGCPIQTGAQMAFAQLGHLGAFMGVTPLEICSHER, from the coding sequence ATGATCCGAGGTTCGACAGAACTGGTTGCCATCGTCGGTTCACCCATCGCCCAGGTGAAGTCACCGGAAAACTTCAACACCTGGTTTGCCAACAACGCCCGCGACCTGGCGATGCTTCCCATCGACCTGCAGGAAACGGCGCTGGGCGCCTTTGTCGACAACCTGCGCGGCTGGCGCAACCTGCGTGGCTGCGTGGTCACCGTGCCGTACAAGCAGGCCCTGGCCACACGGCTGGACGGGCTCAGCGAGCGCGCCCAGGCCCTGGGCTCGGTCAACGTGATCCGCCGCGAAGGTGACGGCCGCCTGGTGGGTGACAACGTCGATGGCACGGGCTTCCTCGGCGCCACCCGCCAGCATGGCTTCGTGGCCACCGGCAAGCGCGCGCTGGTGGTGGGCTGCGGCGGGGTCGGCAGTGCGATCGCCTATGCGCTGGGTGAAGCAGGCATCGCCAGCATCACCCTGAGCGACCCCAGCACCGAACGCGTCGGTGTGCTGGGTGAAGTGCTCGGCAATGCCTTCCCCAAGCTGGAAATCGCCAGCCTTTTCGGCTCACTGGAAGCCTTCGACCTGGTGGTCAACGCCTCCCCCGTAGGTATGGGCCACAGCGGCGAACTGCCATTGCCGGCGACGCTGCTGGAGACTCTGAAAGCCGCCACGCTGGTGGCCGACGTGGTCACCTCGCCAGAAATCACCCCGCTGCTGCAAAAGGCGCGCGAACGCGGCTGCCCGATCCAGACCGGTGCGCAGATGGCCTTCGCCCAACTGGGCCACCTCGGCGCCTTCATGGGCGTCACGCCGCTGGAGATCTGCAGCCATGAGCGCTAG
- a CDS encoding NIPSNAP family protein — protein MYYELRTYTLDPLKMADWLALYQSHALEVQSEHLGNLVGFFTSEFGEVNQVVHLWAYASLDERMARRAAMAADPRWAEFSRRNRELGAVLQLQSRLLRPTGFSPLQ, from the coding sequence ATGTACTACGAACTGAGAACCTACACCCTCGACCCGCTGAAGATGGCCGACTGGCTGGCCCTGTACCAGAGCCATGCGCTGGAGGTGCAAAGCGAGCACCTGGGCAACCTGGTGGGCTTCTTCACCAGCGAGTTCGGCGAGGTCAACCAGGTGGTGCATCTGTGGGCCTACGCCAGCCTCGACGAGCGCATGGCGCGCCGTGCCGCGATGGCTGCCGACCCACGCTGGGCGGAGTTCTCGCGGCGCAATCGGGAACTGGGCGCGGTGCTGCAGTTGCAATCGCGGCTGCTGCGGCCAACAGGCTTTTCGCCGCTGCAATAA
- a CDS encoding FAD-dependent oxidoreductase, whose amino-acid sequence MSASDQAVFDLVVLGSGAGGFATAATAARRGLKVLVVEKAERFGGTSAISGGAVWIYGSDQARAAGAKDSADAMRTYLRTIIGTGYNPALVDAFIEQGHQALRWLEQNTELRYGLRPHSPDYYPDEPGATEFGRALEMVEYDGRHLGTRFKDLQMPPPGMLLFGGMMVNRVDIQHFLNLRRSPTSLWHCLKLMARYARDRLRHPRGTRLTTGNALIARLASSAFADGCELWLRSDAKELIVERGVITGVVVQREGRLLRVQARGGVVCAMGGFAAGKLAADYRPDATAAHLSMSPPTNDGAALRLGEAVAAAQGEGLAANFFWAPVSELRHANGERERFPHLVTDRAKPGVIAVDPAGRRFVNESNSYHHFVQSMFANAMGHCWLICDAEAMNRYGLGLARPKPVDNSALIAAGYLQRAASVPALAEAIGVDPQALQQTLERFNADAGNGIDREFGKGGNSYNRYMGDPQRQPNPCLAPLTKAPFYAIRIHTGDLGSARGLVTDAHANVLNRSGAPIAGLYAVGNDMNSMMHGTYPGPGITLGPALTFGWIAASHIAKRLQAPATPMEKPACTTN is encoded by the coding sequence ATGAGCGCTAGCGATCAAGCAGTATTCGACCTGGTCGTCCTCGGCAGCGGTGCCGGGGGCTTCGCCACTGCCGCCACGGCAGCCCGCCGCGGGCTGAAAGTGCTGGTGGTGGAAAAGGCCGAACGCTTCGGCGGCACCTCGGCGATTTCCGGCGGTGCGGTATGGATCTACGGCAGCGATCAGGCCCGTGCAGCCGGGGCCAAGGACTCCGCCGATGCCATGCGCACCTACCTGAGGACGATCATTGGCACAGGCTACAACCCGGCGCTGGTGGACGCCTTCATCGAGCAGGGTCACCAGGCCCTGCGCTGGCTGGAGCAAAACACCGAACTGCGCTACGGCCTGCGCCCGCATTCACCGGACTACTACCCCGACGAACCCGGTGCCACCGAGTTCGGCCGCGCCCTGGAGATGGTCGAGTACGACGGTCGCCACCTGGGCACACGCTTCAAGGACCTGCAGATGCCACCGCCCGGCATGCTGCTGTTCGGCGGCATGATGGTCAACCGCGTGGACATCCAGCACTTCCTCAACCTGCGCCGCTCGCCCACCTCACTGTGGCATTGCCTGAAGCTGATGGCACGTTATGCGCGGGACCGCCTGCGTCACCCGCGAGGCACCCGCTTGACCACCGGCAACGCGCTGATCGCGCGCCTGGCCAGCAGCGCCTTTGCCGATGGCTGTGAACTGTGGCTGCGCAGCGATGCAAAGGAGTTGATCGTAGAGCGCGGTGTGATAACTGGCGTAGTCGTGCAGCGCGAAGGCCGACTGCTACGGGTGCAAGCCAGGGGTGGGGTGGTCTGCGCCATGGGAGGTTTTGCCGCCGGCAAACTGGCTGCGGACTATCGGCCGGATGCCACGGCAGCTCACCTGAGCATGTCCCCGCCAACCAACGACGGTGCTGCCCTGCGCCTCGGCGAGGCAGTGGCGGCGGCACAGGGCGAAGGTCTGGCGGCCAATTTCTTCTGGGCGCCAGTGTCCGAACTGCGCCATGCCAATGGTGAGCGCGAGCGCTTCCCACACCTGGTCACCGACCGCGCCAAGCCGGGGGTGATCGCGGTCGACCCGGCCGGGCGTCGCTTTGTCAACGAATCCAACTCGTACCACCACTTCGTACAGAGCATGTTCGCCAACGCCATGGGCCATTGCTGGCTGATCTGCGACGCCGAGGCGATGAACCGTTATGGCCTGGGCCTGGCACGGCCAAAGCCGGTGGACAACTCGGCGCTGATCGCAGCCGGCTACCTGCAACGCGCCGCCAGCGTACCAGCCCTGGCCGAGGCCATCGGTGTCGATCCACAGGCCTTGCAGCAAACGCTGGAGCGCTTCAATGCCGACGCCGGCAACGGCATCGACCGCGAATTCGGCAAAGGCGGCAACAGTTACAACCGCTACATGGGCGACCCACAGCGCCAGCCCAACCCGTGCCTGGCGCCGCTGACCAAGGCGCCGTTCTACGCCATCCGTATCCATACCGGCGACCTCGGTTCGGCACGAGGGCTGGTCACCGACGCCCATGCCAACGTGCTGAACCGCAGTGGCGCGCCCATTGCCGGGCTGTATGCCGTGGGCAACGACATGAACTCGATGATGCACGGCACCTACCCCGGCCCTGGTATCACCCTCGGCCCCGCCCTCACCTTCGGCTGGATCGCTGCCAGCCATATCGCCAAGCGCCTGCAGGCGCCAGCCACCCCCATGGAGAAACCCGCATGTACTACGAACTGA
- a CDS encoding IclR family transcriptional regulator domain-containing protein, with protein sequence MSQPQIHPRDLIAGLQKGLALMQLFSAEQPRLSVPQAARLSGLTPSAARRFLLTLMHEGFAETDNRHYWLTPKALRIGQAYVDSAQLPRMLRPIVEQVARQTQEHVSVGSRDGDEIIHLVRSRYSHIASMSIRPGSRVPMYCTASGRVWLAWLEEGQREEYFARNPLNALTPYTQTDRALLAAELQQVRAQGYSIVDQEYEIGMRVLGVPLVDRSGQLKATLTITTHASRLSIDEMRLRYLATLYEAQALLRPVLD encoded by the coding sequence ATGTCCCAGCCCCAGATTCACCCCCGTGACCTCATCGCCGGCCTGCAGAAAGGCCTGGCGCTGATGCAGCTGTTCAGTGCCGAGCAACCCCGCCTGAGCGTGCCCCAGGCGGCGAGGTTGTCCGGCCTGACCCCCAGCGCTGCACGGCGCTTTCTGCTAACCCTGATGCACGAAGGCTTTGCCGAAACCGACAACCGCCATTACTGGCTGACGCCCAAGGCCCTGCGCATTGGCCAGGCCTATGTCGATTCGGCGCAGTTGCCGCGCATGTTGCGGCCGATCGTCGAGCAGGTTGCGCGCCAGACCCAGGAGCATGTGTCGGTGGGCAGCCGTGATGGCGACGAGATCATCCACCTGGTGCGCAGCCGGTACAGCCACATCGCTTCGATGTCGATCCGCCCGGGGTCGCGGGTGCCGATGTATTGCACGGCCAGTGGCAGGGTCTGGCTGGCGTGGCTGGAGGAGGGGCAGCGCGAGGAGTACTTTGCGCGTAATCCACTGAATGCGCTGACGCCTTACACCCAGACCGACAGGGCGCTGCTGGCGGCGGAGTTGCAGCAGGTGAGGGCGCAGGGCTACAGCATCGTCGATCAGGAATACGAAATTGGCATGCGCGTGCTGGGCGTGCCGCTAGTCGACCGCAGCGGCCAGCTGAAAGCGACCTTGACGATCACCACGCATGCTTCGCGTTTGAGCATCGACGAAATGCGCCTGCGCTACCTGGCGACGCTGTATGAGGCGCAGGCATTGCTCAGGCCGGTGCTGGATTGA